CCGCAGAGAGAACTTGGTATGCCAATAGGTATGCGTTTTGTATTGGCTCAGGAAACAACGCCCTGAGTAATATCACTGCTATGAAGGCGATAAACCCGAAGCTCAAAGCGCTCGTGTATGACCTGTTTATATTACAAGCCCCAGACACCGTGCTCGTGAAAAATTGGGCAATATCTAAGGGGTACAATTTCGATTCATTGGTTCTGCGCCTAAAAAACACCTTGCCCGCAGATTCGGTGAGGGTACGTGTCCAAGATTTTAATGCCGTAGGATTTGGCCGATTTGTCACTACTCAACCGGGGGGTATTTTACTTAGTTCGGGCTACACGGATGCTCAGACTCGATTCTGCTGGGACTTCCGCAACCCAAAAGTCGGCGAGTATCTTGCCTATAGATGGAAAGCCGCTGCCCAGTCAATAGGATACGACGGAGTGTTTGTCGATGAGGAAGCTATTATCGGATACACCGCCAATAATCCTGGCGGCATTTTCTCTGCCATGGCTCCATTCAAGGATATTATCCCAAGCCTATGGTCGTATGGAAGTCCGTATACGAGCCTCACGAGAAACTGGGGGAATGCGTTTGATCTTGAAGACGCCGATGCCGTCCACAGTTATGTTGATGTGCGTGATTCTCTTCGCAGGGCGCGAAAGGGCTGGATGAAAACGGCGGGCGATTTGATGGCGAGCTATGGATTACAGTATGTCCCAAACTTTGCCGCGAACCCCGTTTCGGCTTTACCGAATTGGGCACACGAGGGCAAAGTCTGCGCCTCGTACGCCCGCGCCTATGTTATGGGAGAATACAGCTATGTTGTGCCATGCAATCCGACCCAGTTGGACAACAATTTAACTATGATGAATGCGTTGTTCAGTGTGAAGGATTCGGCCTTTCAGATGTATCCGGGCTGGATAACAGGCGGGGATTTGAATGTGTCGGCAGGGATGGACATCGAGAGAATTAAGACGATAAATCTCGGCTATATGCTTGTCTGTAATTTCAGAGGCAGTACAACCTACAACTTCTCTCTGGCGCAAAGGGTGGGACAGGTCTACTGGTGGGGCGGGTATGGCATCCATGATTCAACGGCTCAATGGAGCGATGCCTTCGGGAAATACTTCGGTTTGCATAGCAATATAATTGATTCGTCAAATGATAATGCGGCAGGCGATAAAGTAAGACTGGTTGACTATAAAGACCCGCGTGACGCAACGAAAGTTCTGACTAAGGTTTATCTGCGGTTGGCGTCTCAGGCGAGTACCGATTCTGCCACGACATTTGTTGCAATTACCACACCAGCATCTCCGACTGGCCAGTGGTTCCGACTGGAATCACGGACAAAGACTTCCTCTATCGCCGGTTATAAATGGACGAAACACACCGCAAGCACTATAAATGTTTACAACGGTTCAGCTTTTATCTTATCCTCTGATACCATACTGGCCAATGGCGGCACAACCACAGGTGGTGGCGGTGGAGGGGGCGGTGATGTGACTGCTCCAGCAACGGTTACCAGCGCTCTCGCTACTCCCGGAACAAGCTACGGTGAGCTGAATCTCCAATGGACAGCGCCTGGCGATGACGGCAGTACCGGAACGGTTACAGGTTACGAAATAATGTTTCGTGACTCTACTCTCGGCTTACTGACAGCCGCCAACTACGCCAGTTCAACGACCCTCAATAAAGTTATCACCCCGGTGCCGGGCGGAAGTCCGCAGCAAGTAATTTTGAACACAACCAATGGATTGGTCGCTGGCCGAACCTACTATTTTGCAATAAAAGCGTACGATGAGGCTGGTAACTATTCGCCAATTTCCAATATCGCGAAATCAAAGACAAATAATCAGGGTGTTACTCCTTGCTCAAGCGGCGCTACCTGCACCGGCTCAACAGGAAATTTGAATTGTGATCAGGATAATGTTGTCGATGTGGCCGACTTGGTGCTCTTGATCGACTATCTGTTCATGACGCTTACGCCGCCCTGCTGTCTTGGTGAAGCGGATATAAATGCAAGCGGCGGCGCTCCGGATATAAATGATATTACTATTCTTATCAACTTCCTCTTCAATCCCGGAACGTATCAACTTCCTCCTTGCAAGCCATAGCTGAACAAGTACAGGCTGAATTACTGTTCTGCTTTCCTTCAAGCCGTTGGTGGTTAACCACCAACGGCTTTTTCTATTGAATTAGGAACTCAGATGTCGCAATTCAAGCGAAATGGCTCATAAATCTTCCCGACGTTCCGATTATAACTCTGTATAATCTAATTGACTGCTTGCAGAGAGGCATTTGCGAGTATATTTTGTAAATTGACGGGATTTCTATCATATTTTTGGAGTTCCGGCTCAGGAACAGATGGTATAAAGGACTATATGGTAGAGCAGGCAACAAGAATTACCGATATCCAAGATATCCTCACAATAGTTCGCAAGAGAAAATGGCTTATTATCCTCCCGTGGTTATTTGTCGCTCTTGCAGCTTGGGGCGGTTCATATCTACTCACTCCTCAATATAAATCTTTTGCGATCGTCTCAGTTGACCCCAATGTCCGGCTTTCGGGTGATTTGCAGAAACTGTTGGGGCTCGATCAACGGTATCGCCAAACGCAAGCCCAACAGAGCGCAATGCTGAAAAGCTTGTACAATGAAATTACATCTACACGATATGTCGATTTGACGAATGACCGCCTGCACCTTGATGACAATGAGGAACTCAGGGAGTCCGCCCGAAGGATAGCCGCTCGACAACAGGCCGCTGGTACGCTCATGAGCGAGGAACAAGTACGCCTGCTGATTCTTCAGGATCAGCTAAAAGAACAGATTAAAGTGTCAATGGCGGGCGAAGACCAAATTGAAATAACCGCAATGTCGACCAGTCAGGGGAGGGCCAGAGACATGGCCAATGTCCTTGCCGATGTCTTCATTGAGGAACGCCTAAAACAGGAACTGTCATCGCTTCGGTCTTCCCAGGATTTTTCGGATGTCCAATTGCAAAAATACGAAAAGCAACTCGCCGTTCTTATTGATGAAAAGACCCAATTTGAAAGAGAATTTCTCAACGTCCAGTTGGATGTGAATACAACCTCAGAATCCAACCGGAATGAACTCCGTGCGGAGATAGTCGAAAATAACAACGACATTGACAAATTCTATGAAGCAGAGAAGAAAGCGCTGTCAAAACTTGGTTCCCGGTCTGGTGTGAATATTGCCCGTCTGACACTTAGCCAAACCGATGAAAGCCGCGAGATAAAAAATCAGCTAACACGCGAGACATCGAATTCCGCCAATCTGATGGTGACACATAGTTGGGATGATCCGCAAATGGTTAACATGCGCCTAAAGATGAATTCCTTGAACAAGAATCTTGAAATCGAACAACGCCGGATGATTAACGATCAGTTTGCGAGTCTGGATGACACTACTCGACAACTCCTGACTGATCTCTTCGCAGCCCGATCAAATCTTGACTTTTGCTATGCCAATAAGACCAACCTTGAATCGGCCTTAAACGCGCTTGATAACAAGGTGAACACGATCCCAGAATACCAGGCTCAGCTTGATCGCTTGAATCGTGAAGTGGCTGCCGCAACCGAAATTAGGGACAAATTCAAAGACCAGCAGGAATCGTCAAATATTTCTCAGGCGCTGCTTCAGGATGTCTCAACATCAAAATATCGCAAAGTTGAACCAGCCAAATTGGCCCTTGCCCCATTCTCTCCAAACCGCCTAAAGATTGTGTTGATGGGTTTTATGCTCGGCCTTGTCATAGGAGCGGCAGCCGCAATTCTCTCGGAGCTCTTCGACAAATCGTTCAAGAGAGTTGAAGACGTCCAGGATTTCCTTGGACTTCCGGTGTTAGGAGTCATGCCGAAAATGGAAATTCTTCGTCGGATTATTCGTTAGGGCGATTACGCCACTCATTTTGATATGTAATTTTAAATCTAATCAGATTGTGCTCGGCATGTGCCGGTGTCGCTCAAAGCCAAAAGCAATTACACGACGGGATGCGGCGTCGGCTGAGGAGATTGATTTCTGTTCAGGATTGCCAGATATTGTTCATCGAGCTTGCGTTTATTTTCATCAACGTGCCGCTTCAGCGCCGTTGCAATTGTTGGGGCGTTGATTTTGAGTGAGGCAAACTTCGTCTGGACTTCTTCCAAAGTGAAACTCGCAATATCAAGACTATATTCGCCCTGATCCATATCCTGCATAAGTTGAACAGACTTTTCACTGTAACAAAGTCCGATAACCGGTTTGCACAGCGAGAGTGACAAGAGTATTCCATGAAAACGGGTAGCGATCACATAATCACATGCCGAGAGCTCAGCGAAGAGATCCTCAAGCCCCGTGATAGTATGATGTATAATATATTCCTTCGTAAAATTAGGGCGAAGGCGGTGTATATTTTCAATTACATCCCGGATGACGGCGGGACTTACTTTTAACTGGAGAGAGATGAAAGAAACCGTATGCTCCGTATCAATGAGCCAAAGACACATCCGCGCGATCTTCTCGAGATATTCCTCGTATACCCGTTTATCGCTTACCGGCCAATAGCGTTCATCATAAAAGGGAAGAGGATT
The Candidatus Zixiibacteriota bacterium DNA segment above includes these coding regions:
- a CDS encoding fibronectin type III domain-containing protein, which gives rise to AERTWYANRYAFCIGSGNNALSNITAMKAINPKLKALVYDLFILQAPDTVLVKNWAISKGYNFDSLVLRLKNTLPADSVRVRVQDFNAVGFGRFVTTQPGGILLSSGYTDAQTRFCWDFRNPKVGEYLAYRWKAAAQSIGYDGVFVDEEAIIGYTANNPGGIFSAMAPFKDIIPSLWSYGSPYTSLTRNWGNAFDLEDADAVHSYVDVRDSLRRARKGWMKTAGDLMASYGLQYVPNFAANPVSALPNWAHEGKVCASYARAYVMGEYSYVVPCNPTQLDNNLTMMNALFSVKDSAFQMYPGWITGGDLNVSAGMDIERIKTINLGYMLVCNFRGSTTYNFSLAQRVGQVYWWGGYGIHDSTAQWSDAFGKYFGLHSNIIDSSNDNAAGDKVRLVDYKDPRDATKVLTKVYLRLASQASTDSATTFVAITTPASPTGQWFRLESRTKTSSIAGYKWTKHTASTINVYNGSAFILSSDTILANGGTTTGGGGGGGGDVTAPATVTSALATPGTSYGELNLQWTAPGDDGSTGTVTGYEIMFRDSTLGLLTAANYASSTTLNKVITPVPGGSPQQVILNTTNGLVAGRTYYFAIKAYDEAGNYSPISNIAKSKTNNQGVTPCSSGATCTGSTGNLNCDQDNVVDVADLVLLIDYLFMTLTPPCCLGEADINASGGAPDINDITILINFLFNPGTYQLPPCKP
- a CDS encoding Wzz/FepE/Etk N-terminal domain-containing protein; amino-acid sequence: MTGFLSYFWSSGSGTDGIKDYMVEQATRITDIQDILTIVRKRKWLIILPWLFVALAAWGGSYLLTPQYKSFAIVSVDPNVRLSGDLQKLLGLDQRYRQTQAQQSAMLKSLYNEITSTRYVDLTNDRLHLDDNEELRESARRIAARQQAAGTLMSEEQVRLLILQDQLKEQIKVSMAGEDQIEITAMSTSQGRARDMANVLADVFIEERLKQELSSLRSSQDFSDVQLQKYEKQLAVLIDEKTQFEREFLNVQLDVNTTSESNRNELRAEIVENNNDIDKFYEAEKKALSKLGSRSGVNIARLTLSQTDESREIKNQLTRETSNSANLMVTHSWDDPQMVNMRLKMNSLNKNLEIEQRRMINDQFASLDDTTRQLLTDLFAARSNLDFCYANKTNLESALNALDNKVNTIPEYQAQLDRLNREVAAATEIRDKFKDQQESSNISQALLQDVSTSKYRKVEPAKLALAPFSPNRLKIVLMGFMLGLVIGAAAAILSELFDKSFKRVEDVQDFLGLPVLGVMPKMEILRRIIR